In one window of Syngnathus scovelli strain Florida chromosome 20, RoL_Ssco_1.2, whole genome shotgun sequence DNA:
- the tmem18 gene encoding transmembrane protein 18 — translation MTAPKAVNISSVPIDAFSHLRITSIWTFLMSVKWSEPWLIGGFAFHLACLCLTVVTCKYYRAQICHFLLILALVYSAEYFNEVAAMNWRSFSEFQYFDSRGMFISLVFSIPLLCNAVIIVAVWLHRSFSTMTELKTLQLKRKARLAKKRD, via the exons ATGACAGCCCCAAAAGCCGTCAACATCAGCTCCGTACCCATCGACGCCTTTAGTCATTTAAGAATTACATCCATTTGGACCTTCCTCATGTCT gtgaagTGGTCGGAGCCATGGCTTATTGGCGGTTTTGCGTTTCACTTAGCGTGTCTTTGCCTGACTGTGGTGACGTGCAAGTATTACAGAGCGCAGATTTGCCACTTCCTGCTCATAC TTGCCTTGGTGTACAGTGCTGAATATTTCAACGAGGTGGCAGCAATGAACTGGAG GTCGTTCTCCGAGTTTCAGTACTTTGACTCCAGAGGCATGTTCATATCGTTGGTCTTCTCCATCCCGTTGCTCTGCAACGCAGTCATCATTGTG GCGGTGTGGCTGCACAGGAGCTTCTCCACCATGACCGAGCTTAAGACGCTGCAGCTCAAACGGAAGGCACGCCTAGCCAAGAAAAGGGACTGA